The DNA segment GACGTTCTTCGATATCCCTGAAGGTCTTCTTTATGAGGGTCCGGATATCCATGCCCGTGGATCCGGCCCCTGCTGATGAAGCGGCTAAGATTTCTTTCTGTGAGAAGGCAATCAGAGCATCTAGGCCGTCACCGTTCAGGTCATGTGCACGGGCTATGATCCTGCGGGCAGCCTCAACAAGTTTTCGCGTGGCCGCCTTCTCGTGGACGATGCGGGCATAGTGGGCCACATTCGCCGCCGATGGCGACGAATCCATGAGTTCGGCCAGATATGCGGGTCCTCCTACTCCCTCGATATGCCCCCTGTTCCGAAGTTCATCCGCCAGGAGAATCAGATCCGGCGGTTGCCCCCGGTCCTGCAGGGCAATGACAGCGGCCAGAATCCGCCTGTGTGCCTCCGCATCGAAGTCACCGGGCGTCACAACATCCAGGACAGCAGGTAGAGCATTCCGGTCCAGGAGTATGGCGCCGATCACGGCACGCTCGGCTTCAAGTGAACGAATCTCCGGATGCTCAGGCATCGGTCACCTCCGCACACAAGATGCACACGGAACCTTGCATGTCGGACGAAAGCACAGTCCGTTTGCATGCCGGGCAGGTGACGGAATGAACTGTGTTGCTGTTGTCTGTTCGTTGTTCGCTCTGACCGGGAATCTCGTCTTCCCACCTCCGGCCGTTGAGCCATGTTGCAGGCATTGGCCATTCCGGGCAGAACTGGCCTGTGTTCCGGAGGTGCTCTTTATGGGCAATCTGGCTTTGAAGAGCATCCATAATGGTTTGCACCGTCACTTTTCCCTTCTTCATGAGCTTATTCCAAGCATCGAGGGCTCGTTTTCTTCCCTGCCTGTTGGGGTAGTGTCTGTAAAAGTCCTCGAACGAATTGTCCGGTTGTCCGGACAATGTTGTTTTATGGATAGGAAAGGAAAGGAGAGGGGCATTGCATTTAGCATGCTCGGTGCAATGCTCGGTTATGCTACGAGCATCGACACGTTCCCAACGGGCTTGGGCAGCCCTTCTTGCCTTTTCCGTCCGGGCTACAGCACCGGCAGCCCAATGGTTGTGCTCTTCCCAATCATGAATCTTGAAACCCTTCTCCGTTCGTTCGATGAAGCAAAGGTCCAGGAGGGCTGTAACCAAAGCAGAAGGATCTCCGTTCCATCCGGAGATGATTTCCAGGTCTTCCGGACTGCAACAGGAGAAATCCCCCGATGGTCTGTGACGGGCCGCATAGGTCCAGATTTTTAAAAGCCCCACGACTCCATCCGATCCCAACAAACGGGTAAGTTTAACCGTCTTAATGTTCTCGAAAAATGCCGTGGAGAGCCGGAAATCCGTGTTCATGATGAATGGCCCCTACAATCGGACCCCCGTTCTTTCACAGCCTGTTCCATCCATCTCGCAATCTCCCGGAGGCGGGCTTCCTCCTGATCATTGTCGGCATTGATGCGAAACTCTGCTAGCCGAAGGGTTTCAGGGTCTAGGACGATCAACAGGGAAGGTGAATTCATGGCCGATCAACCTCCGACCGCCTGGGACCGGTTTTCAAGCCACCTGATAAAGCTGTCGACGGGGTAACAAATTTTCCGTCCACAACGCACCCGCCCCTCGGGGCCTCTTCCGGCGCTGTCGAGGTTCGCCAAATATTTCTGGTTGATGATCCCGCCTGTGAATTTTTCAACTTCGGTGCGGCTGACCCAAGCGGACGGCCAAGTTCTCTTCAACGACTGAAAGGACGGTGTTTCCATGAAATGCCTCCAAAAGGTTTTTTGTTTGCTCTTTTGGTGGCAAATTAATCGATGATTTAATATCAGGTAAGTAAAGAGAAGGGCGGGATGCTTATTTTATACGTGTGAAATAAGGGTAGTGTTGTTATTTGTTACGTATGAAATAAGGTGGTGGTTCTTATTTCATACACGACAGAGCTTACCACCAAATGGCCTTACCGCTTAGAATATTATTCATTTTCTGTTTTGCCTTTCGATAATCTGATGTTAAAGAAACGCGTTTGAGCTCATCATATTGACATTTCTTATCCTTGCTATTTGAGCAGTTACCACGACAATTTGGTTCAAGTTCTCTGCATATTTGCTTGTAGGTTAAACCTTGCTTCTTAAGGTCATATACTGCCAGATACCTTTTTAATTCGTCCTTGCGAAAACGATTACTTAAGAATTCTTTTTTAATAATGGATGAAAAATTACTTTTGTATTTTTCTATACTATAATGTTCATATGGTCTAATCAGTAATAATATGTCGCCATGTCCATCTTCTATATAATGAGTGAAGTATTCTATAAATCCTTTAATCGTTGGATTTTCTGTTGCGTTGATGTATCTGCGTTCTGCGTCTTGAAGATCATATTGAACAATCTTCTTGTAATAATCAACAGGCTTTGTTCTTACAGGCCATCGCCGAATAATCCCGTGTTGTCCTGCATTTTCGAGTTCTTTTCCGTTAATTTTTGTGTATTTCTTCCAGTAATCATCAAAGTCAATTTTAAATACGTCACCATGTTTGAAATATAATGTAATAAGAGGATTTTCCTCTATGCATTGATCTGATTTAATTGGTCTACAAATCTCAGGTAATCGATTTGAGAAATTTATATCACCTATCCCTGAAAACCGAGCCAAGATACGGCGAGCCTGGGGATCTTTTTCTTCCGGGAATTGGGATCTGACCCATTGGCATAGTTCCAAATAACCGTCTATCCGCATGATGTATTCCCACTTTAAGCGAGCAATTTCTTTGGGATCTATCATTGTCTGTCTGCCCCATGCATATGATATGACTCTTGGAAAGTGACGGCGGCCAGGGGCGCCGCCGTTCGGCCCAGGTGATCAGCCCGGGCCTATCCCCTTTTACAGAAACACCCTGTAGCTGACATTCAGCGCCTTACCGAGACGCTTAGCCATTTCCTTCCCAATGGGACGCTTGCCGTTTTCCATCTCGCTGATATGCCGCTGAGGAATGCCGGTCTGTTCGGCAAGCTGGATCTGCGTCATGCCTTCCCGGTACCTCGCCCCGGCCAGTGCCTTTCCGATCAACTGCTTTTCGGAGTCGTTGGGGAATGCATCCCGCCACGGAACGGAATCCGATGCATCCACAAATCCAAGCGGTTTCATGGCCTCAATGGCTTTTTTCAGGTTCCCGGCGGGACCGATGAACCGCAATTCGATTTTTTCAATAGGGTGCTTTTTCGTGTGTGCCAGCATAAATCACCTCCACAAGCTTGACTTCCTTGTCTCTGACCTCCCATTTCGCCACATACGTGGGTTTCCCCTTCTTCAGGTGGCAGTGATGGCGGCTGCTTTCCAGCCGTCCATAGTTCGGCCAATTTCCCCGGACCGGACCTTGTATCTCGATTTCACGCATCAGGGTGATCAAGATTTCCCTGACTCTTTGGGGCAGGTGGTCAATCTGTTTTCTTGCCTGCCGTGACAGCTTCACCGTCCATGTCATGGTTCACCAATATACTAATCTTTGGTATAATGCAATCCCGTCTATTTGGGGAAGTCCACTATCTGCCCGGCCTGATCCTCTTTCTTCTGTGCCGCGCTATCAATGGCCCTTTCAAGGTTTGTTGTTGCATTGAATAGGGTACCCTTCGCAAGGTGCGCGTATCGTTCCGTCATTTGAATGACAGAATGGCCCATGAGTGACTTTAAAACGTAAAGGTCAGTCCCTGCCTCAACATGCCAGCTTGCGAAGGTGTGCCTCAGGGTATGGGCAACAACCTTCTGTCTCGGATCCGTGATGCCTTCATTGAAACCCAATTCCTCCACGACCTCGAAAAATGCTTTGGGCATCTCATTCAGTCGGTCCCCGTTCCTCTTGGAGAATACATAGTCGGCCGGACCTCCTCGATCTCTGGCCTTGAACATGGCCTTTACCTTGTCGGTCATGAAAGCGGCACGACCTTCAACACCCTTGGGGTCCATGACGGTGATGATGCCCCGATCAAGGTCAATGTGCCCCCATTTCAGAGCAGCCATTTCCCCCACGCGCAAACCGGTGTGTAGGCTCAACAACGCCATGTCATGAGCTATGTGTGATCTAGTCTGCAACGCATTCAGGAGGGCTTCAGCTTCGTTGTGGTTCAGAAAGCGAATCCTCCTGTTGTCGATCTTGGGAATCTTGACGCTCTTTGTGGGGGAGTCGCCGGAAACGATCCCGTCCCGCCTTGCCATGTTCCAAGTCTGGCGCACGGTAGCTAAGACGTATTGCAGTGTGCGAGGGGATTTCCCGCCATCGAGGATCTTCTTTTTCATCTTCTCGATGGCGAAGGGCTTGATGTCCTTCATTGGGATCTTCCCTATGACGGGCTTGATCCAGTTCTTGAAATGCTCTGCCTCCTTCCGGGTCGTGCCTTTCTTCTTTCCAACCTTGGATATGGGAG comes from the Syntrophales bacterium genome and includes:
- a CDS encoding helix-turn-helix transcriptional regulator, coding for MLAHTKKHPIEKIELRFIGPAGNLKKAIEAMKPLGFVDASDSVPWRDAFPNDSEKQLIGKALAGARYREGMTQIQLAEQTGIPQRHISEMENGKRPIGKEMAKRLGKALNVSYRVFL
- a CDS encoding cytotoxic translational repressor of toxin-antitoxin stability system, with the protein product MTWTVKLSRQARKQIDHLPQRVREILITLMREIEIQGPVRGNWPNYGRLESSRHHCHLKKGKPTYVAKWEVRDKEVKLVEVIYAGTHEKAPY
- a CDS encoding site-specific integrase; this translates as MTAKWIGSKFKGVRYYEHPTRKHGVKKDRYLAIRYQRDGKRVEEGIGWTSERDPEDNQYWTEEKAALVLERLKGAAKHGKKEAPTRISEKREIEKKRREEEKTAQEQAEKENTTFGQYFENVYSPISKVGKKKGTTRKEAEHFKNWIKPVIGKIPMKDIKPFAIEKMKKKILDGGKSPRTLQYVLATVRQTWNMARRDGIVSGDSPTKSVKIPKIDNRRIRFLNHNEAEALLNALQTRSHIAHDMALLSLHTGLRVGEMAALKWGHIDLDRGIITVMDPKGVEGRAAFMTDKVKAMFKARDRGGPADYVFSKRNGDRLNEMPKAFFEVVEELGFNEGITDPRQKVVAHTLRHTFASWHVEAGTDLYVLKSLMGHSVIQMTERYAHLAKGTLFNATTNLERAIDSAAQKKEDQAGQIVDFPK